The proteins below come from a single Oscillospiraceae bacterium genomic window:
- a CDS encoding competence/damage-inducible protein A: protein MTAEIICVGTELLLGDIVNTNAQFLSRELAELGISVLHQHVIGDNPTRLKELVLQAKGRSDLLVFSGGLGPTEDDLTKETVAEAFGDTLAFDEGEWQKILDFFARTNRRPTDNNRKQAMCPTKGHKLINDHGTAPGAWFEDEQGRCAALMPGVPREMKAMWAEQVRPILLRRQNCTIHSRTLRVLGGESAIASKVAPLFAAENPTAAIYCKTGECEIRVTAREATEQAAEAACSARIAEFKEILGAAAYDVDVPALEYTVVRALREHHLHAATAESCTGGMIAERLTNVPGASEVFGFGYVTYAEAAKQKLLGVDAAVIAQYNVVSGPVAAAMAFGAARGSGAELAVGITGLAGPGGALPGKPVGTVYLAGADTRTNRGYLMRLTLGGYQDRQIIRTRAALYALDLLRRMALGLEVPESVQFTPETANNELDI from the coding sequence GTGACTGCTGAAATTATCTGCGTAGGAACAGAGCTTTTGCTGGGGGACATCGTAAACACCAACGCGCAGTTCTTAAGCCGCGAGCTGGCCGAGCTGGGCATCAGCGTGCTGCACCAGCATGTCATCGGCGATAACCCCACCCGGCTGAAGGAACTGGTCCTGCAGGCCAAAGGCCGCAGCGATCTGCTTGTCTTTTCGGGCGGCCTCGGCCCTACCGAGGACGATCTGACCAAGGAGACGGTCGCCGAGGCCTTCGGCGATACGCTGGCCTTTGATGAGGGCGAGTGGCAAAAGATACTGGACTTTTTCGCCCGCACCAATCGCCGCCCGACCGACAACAACCGCAAGCAGGCTATGTGCCCGACCAAGGGCCACAAGCTTATCAACGACCACGGCACCGCGCCCGGTGCGTGGTTTGAGGATGAGCAGGGCCGCTGCGCCGCACTGATGCCCGGTGTCCCGCGTGAGATGAAGGCAATGTGGGCCGAGCAGGTGCGTCCGATTTTGCTGCGCCGCCAGAACTGCACGATCCACAGCCGCACGCTGCGGGTACTGGGCGGCGAGAGCGCCATCGCCAGCAAGGTCGCGCCGCTCTTTGCGGCCGAAAACCCTACGGCAGCCATCTACTGCAAGACCGGCGAGTGCGAGATCCGCGTGACCGCCCGCGAGGCCACCGAGCAGGCTGCCGAGGCCGCCTGCAGCGCCCGCATTGCGGAGTTCAAAGAGATTCTGGGCGCAGCCGCCTACGATGTCGATGTGCCTGCACTGGAATACACCGTGGTACGCGCTTTGCGCGAGCATCATCTCCACGCCGCCACGGCGGAAAGCTGCACCGGCGGCATGATTGCCGAGCGGCTGACGAATGTCCCCGGCGCAAGCGAGGTGTTCGGCTTCGGCTATGTCACCTACGCCGAGGCCGCCAAGCAAAAGCTGCTGGGCGTGGACGCCGCTGTCATTGCACAGTACAATGTCGTGTCCGGCCCGGTCGCAGCCGCCATGGCCTTTGGTGCGGCGCGCGGCTCCGGCGCGGAGCTGGCCGTGGGCATTACGGGTCTGGCCGGCCCCGGCGGGGCGCTGCCCGGCAAGCCGGTGGGCACGGTCTATCTGGCCGGTGCCGACACCCGCACGAACCGCGGGTACCTGATGCGCCTTACTTTGGGCGGCTATCAGGACCGCCAGATCATCCGCACCCGCGCCGCGCTCTATGCACTCGACCTTCTGCGCCGCATGGCGCTGGGGCTGGAGGTGCCGGAGAGTGTACAATTTACCCCGGAGACGGCGAACAACGAACTGGATATCTAA